The Ipomoea triloba cultivar NCNSP0323 chromosome 14, ASM357664v1 region TCAATAAAATGCAGGAAAAACTCCAAAGCATCCTATACACAAATCATGTCAACCAACTACAGTAATAATCTAATACAGAGGTAGTAATAAGCAATAATGttttttaaatcatataaaaaaCCTAGAGAGTTGCAAGGACAATGAAGCATATTGACTAGAAATTGAATCAACCACATAAAGCTTACATCATTTCGACTACTGTTTATATACAGCTTAACAAAAAATGTACTACATTATGAATGCAATTCTTACAATATATTATCAAGCACGGGgatgaaataattattattcctTTACCACGTTTTGCTAAACCGTCTATCTTACATTTCCTTTTAGGGATGATCAAATGAAGACTGCTTCATGCTTATGTGTGTATGCACGTATAGGGATAAGTATGTTTTGATAGTAATTACTGAGTTAATAGAAAGCAACAAGTGCCTTGCTTATTTTCAATTTACTATAAGATAATGAAGTGTGAATAAATGCAGGGACAAAATGACAACAAAATTACAAGTTTGTGATCATCTGGCTCATCCACAGCTAAAAGAAACTCTCATTATGCTATATAATGGCAGGCACCAGTTCTATGAACTCAGCATTCTTACTAAAATAAAAAGCCAAACTAGTTCTAAATGTCCAAGCATGTGAACATACCTGTTGTCTCATAGTTGAAAATTCAGGATGGCTTGCAGCAATAACTGACTTGAACATACGAGGACGAATACCCTCCTGTTTCTGGAATATGAGAAAAAGATACAGTGTAAAAGGATGTCAAAACACATCATTGGAGCATGACTTGCTTTGTTGTGAAGTTCTATAACATGTCTCAAGTCTTTGTGATAATATATGAATGTGCATCAGAAAGATTTATTTGTGCAGCTCCAATCTCCACTGTTTTAAAGGAGTTAAGATGACCTTTGaaaattaaatgatttttttgggtACTACCTTATCCTTTGGTTACATACTTACATGGGGCGTATCCTAACCAGTCTCTTTTGATGAGTGCTTAGATTGTTTCAAACTTGTAAAGACCTGTGTTGCACCTCTTTTTTCACTACCATATCTTTTAGGTGGCACCCTTTTCTTTTGGTTACAAGAGGAGTATCCTAATCACACTTCTCACTTTTGTTGGGAGGTTTAGATAGATTCAAACTTGTAAAGGCCTGTGTTGTGCCTCTTTTTTTTCTGGCCATTATTTTTGGATGGTAGACCCTTGGTACCGTTTAATTATACCTTTTACTTATCAGGACAAAGAAGTTAAGTCAGAAAGCTTAGCAGTGTTAAACTACACTTTTGAGTATTTGCAGTATAATCTTTCCGGAAACTTAAAATTCTGTTAATAGCAAAAGAGAGGAATAATGCCTGCAGGAAATGATTGTGCACCATACATACCTCTGTACCCGGAACTGAGTATTTACCAGAAAGCAAGCCATGGGCAAGTTTCGTACTGacaaataaaggaaaaatgtcAAAGCCAGCCCCATAGAACTAACaatgaaatatttaatatttctaGAACTTTGTGATCTAATCTAATCATGTgctaaaaatatatgttaaacaGAGGAATAAAGAGGCCAATTACAGGGAACCACAATTAACATTCCTGGAAATGAATGTTCATTATAGAACTATTAATTAGCTAAAACTTACAGCTGCATGTTAAGGTCTACAGTTGGATCAGCAGGAGCCATAGTAAAAGCTGTTTTCAGACTCTGTTCTAGAAAGTACCTAATAGAGATTAGACAAAATGGTAAATCCAAAAATGAAAAGCAAGACTCTGTTCCAACAAGTACCGAAAAGAAATTAAGAGCAATATTATTCTAAATATGGAGCTGACTAATGCATATTAAATTGGAGGGAAAAACTTACCGGGTACAAAATGAATGTGTTGAGAACACAACTTGCATTGTTGCAGCCAAATAGCAACTGCCAGGgaagattaaaaaatatattagaaaGATGAAAGAAGTATAAACAATTGATAGAAAGCTCAACTAAGCCTTAGTCCCGATTAAGGTGGCGTTTGGTTGGGGATTTTTGTACTCTACTATTGGATTTGATACTCATTACGAGTTACGACATTGCCATTGTTTGTTTGCCTACTTTTTTTGTCCTACTATTGTTTTCAAATCCTTTAGTACTCATAAAGCCAATCACCAGTTCCATCCCCTACTTTTGAACAAcagaataaaaatgaagaaaaaaaaataaataaataaataaatcatgttCATGCATTCAATAATCAATATAGAACTTTATATGTTGGTATAtatgcattatatatttttattttaattacttatttattttgattccaattcctATTTACTACTAAACAGAAAGACTTTGTCTACTTAGAGCCATTACAATTACCCAGTATTTAATTCAAAGTATGACTCCGGttccaatgtttgaaccaaacgcccccttagtTGTGGttacaataaaaaatttagagAAACCCGCTAAACAAAACTAGCAATACCTGTTGCCAAGATTGACAAGTCCTGTATATCCTGGTCCAAAAAGTGGTTCAACATCCTGTCCAGTTTCTTGAATCCGGTTCCAGTCAAAGTTGAAGTTTTGATCAAGTTCTCTTTCAGCAGTCGTCATTTCAGTCTTTACAAGAGAAAGTGATAAAGGAAAAAAGTAATCAATCAGCTTCTTTGGACTCATCGcagtaaaaaaaaagattggcaGCAGattcaaattgcaatttgacAATAGCTTTAAGAGACAAGATTTAAGGAGACAGAGTAAAACAGACAACACAGAAATTCACAACCCATAGGTTCACAGTTTGATTTTGTAAACACCATGAACATAATATAGCAACACATCAAGCAGAATTTTCTGAGTGCCTAGAATTTCATATAGAGCTTTCTCAAACAAAAAGGGTACTGACCTTCTGTAAGGAGGAAAAATCAATACCAAAGTGAGCAAGATGTTGCGCTAAAAGTGGGTCCACAACACTATCGTCTTCCGGATAAGAATAAACATCTGAGCTGCCAAAATATACAACTCATGAGCAGTACATTTAACTCCAAAACAGATATAGATAAATGAAATGTGTGTTCCCTATTGGGTTTAGAATATCCAATACATGTAGCTTCAAGTCCACATTGTTTGGGGACACTTCTCATTCACACTATTTCTCACCCAACTGTCCAATGTTACATACCCAAGAAGGGTAAACAAACCTATAATGTTATCTCTATGATTTAAGATCGCATTACCTGCTCCCTCTAAATCAGCTGTTATTGTTCCAAGCTTGACTGCTAGAGGATAACCAGTTTCTCTGTAATGGTTAACAGCATGATCATTACCACCACTTCCGTCCCAATTTCTCCTACCACAAAGGATTGTCCCATCAGTTAGATTCAGCCAAAGATTTTCAGTCTTATCACATTTGGAACACTTCCACCCTGATGGAGGAACAACAACACCATTGTCAAGCTGTACTAGTTCCATGGCATATTTACTGGTTAGTTTCTTATCAGCTGTCCAGGCAGCAACTTGCTCTTTCCTCTCAGCACTCTCAGCCAATAAAATAGCATCAACAGCCAACCTTATCTGTAATTTTATAGAGCAGCAAAACCCAAATGTCACTCTAGAACACAAGACACTTTTTGCATGACACATTTCCACACGTGTTACAATTAGAAAAGGGGATACTCACCTTCTCTGGCAACTCAACTGAAGGAAATGGAAGAGTCAAATAATCTGGCAATAAGACTATTTGATAGCTCTCATCATACTCAGGTTCATTGTTATCAAAACCCCCTTCAAGACCTAGAAAGACAAACACACAAACAAGATGGACTATCAATATTAATGGAACACTTATTTGATGGGAAAATCTAAGGAGATATAGTACGTAACAAAATGCTTGCCCAAGCCAAACACAGCCCTCTGAACTGGGCATGATATAATGCATTGCAACAATAGTTTGAGATCCTATAACCATCAAATAGCAAAAAGTCCTTCATGAAGtcaataatacattaataagtTCTCAATTTACGGAAGATCGGAGATGCAGGCTTTCTTTTTTCCATAtgaattagaaaacaaaaagaagttgttcatatttttaaactttcatcTCCTGGAATGACCTCAGGTGCCTACTCACGTAAGTTCAATGACTAAAGGTTGTGCCACATGAAATTTAGTCCTCAGCCATTCAGTCACAGAAAATGAAGGAATTCCAAAGCTAAAGTACAGCAGTTTTCAGTCGGAGCACCTAAACCAAGTAACCAACAGCCTCCTTTATCCCCCAGCCCTCAACAATCAAAGAATCATAAAATAAAGAAGGGGATCGATTACATTAAACATTATAAATACCCTATTTCTTCACCACATGCTTGCCAAACCAAATAGTGTTAGTGTAAGCCATCCTCATATATGTGTATGAAGCACATGCTTACAATCATGAAAAATGAGCATATAGTGCATCTAGGAACACATATAGCTAACACATCAATAGAAGAAAAAATGCTACGATATAGACGGCTTACACCTAGTGGCTTACATAATTGCCACCAGAATTTCACAAGGGATAGATGTCTACAAACatcaaagaaagtttagaaaattaAGTAACACtgtaattgaattttgaaaCCTACTACCACTGCTCATATAATGCAACGCTCAATCTACATTACAAGCTTAACCTACCTATAGCCAAAAGAGTTGGTTTCTTGGAAGGTCTATCTTCAGCAACTGCCTTCACGGTCTGCTTTATATGCAAATAAACTGGGTTTCCAGTCTTTTCATAGTTCCAACCTACATACTCCTTTCCAAATGCTAAAAAAGTGCTCATGTCAACAAACAGTCCACCCTCAGATCTCTGTAAAATGTAACAATTAAACACCATTAAAACATCATACATACCAGGCTTCATCACACCAGATCAGTAGCAAATAATGACTTCAATCAGTAGCATTAGAGagtaaaatatgttcataataaTTTACAGTAGTACAACAGAAGAGCAGTAGCATTACAACTTAGTAAACAGGCAACATTATTTTGAAACAACTTTCAAAAATTAACAGTTGCGTTCCAAAATAATGTCAGCTTCATAATTGATAACTGATAAACCCTAACAAGCTCAAAATGAAGTAGCGTCAATAATTACAATCATCGatatcaaaaacaaaagcaaaaacaaaaagcaaagaAGTTCTAACTGGAAATGAAAAAATCAAACTATCAACCAACGACGAATAGGCTAGCAAATATAAACACAGCAAAAAGCGAAGAAAGCACTAAATGCATACTGTTAGATCAAACGGTATGTATGAATTACCGGAGTATCGAAGGAGACGCAGCATTCATGCTTGTAGATTCGGGTTGTAGGCTCTGGAATCCGAACTCGGGAGAGATTCGATCGAAGAAGCTCCATCCAATTTCAAACTATGTATCGGTGTGTGAAAATGAAGTTGTATCAAGTGTGCGTACATATATAGTGTACATATTCCTTGCCCAGTGGTTAAGTTAGGGGTGGGGACGGGTCGGATTCTGATCAATCTTTCAAAATGTTGTTCGTGTATCCATTGGTCCGGGTCGGATTCTATATCCTCCGCAATGCTCATTACATTCTGCCCTGTTTGATCGTACCCGAAACTGATCAGCCCAATATCTGTTCAgtgcaaattattgtatggatcatggtccacgtaATGCAGTGTGAATCAtaacataaatttgtaatatactagatgtacattatttgtgtactgaatgtacattatacaatataatgtacattcgttgaatacaatgtacatttttaatatattaaaagtacattatttttttatactgaGTGTACATTacttgatagtatggtccacacagatatgtggaccatggttcacacaataatgattgctagtTCACGGCAAATTATACAGAGTCTACCTTACATGGTGAACCCTGAtccaaaaataatcttcaaattTTGTATTGCAGTTGaccaatccttataccatgaaCTCTGGTCCGATACGAAGTTGTTTTATTAAGTTTTTGGGGAGTTGAAGTGACGGACATCGTTCAGTCCGTCCAATCCCcgttagagtttttttttaaaataaaatataaaaacagaGTCGTCTTCTTCCACACGCCTCACTTCATTTCGAAAATCAAAAGTCAAAAACTACTCTAAAAAGATCCCGCGAAACAACAAAATCAAGAACGAAGAAGCAACAAAACAGTTCAGACAAACACAACGACTTGTTCAGATTGggaaatttgaaaaatcacacataatttatgtacatatgtaatgAAATTTATCCACATTTgcatgaaaatttaatattaataaccaTTTGCAGTTAATTAGGGTTATATATAACTGagtattatgaatatgaattctcCAATTGAGTacattatgaatttcaatttcatatcTCACACTAGACAGAAATGATAATATTAGACTTgcgattatgtgtattctattaacagtttatgtgtattctataatataattctttacattattattaatttgaatATCATACCTCATAAAACAGAAATGATAATACTTAGACTtgtgattatgtgtattctattaaAAGTTTATGTGCATTCtgttatataattatgtgcATTGTGAATTTGAATACCATACCTCAAGAAACAGAAATGATAATACTTATActtatgattatgtgtattttattaatagattatgtgtattctgtaACGTTTTCCTATTTATCATTATCATAACATTAGGATAAGTTATGATAATATTAAGAGTTTGATATGTGGTGCAACACTATCAATCTGATAGCTAGACTTTAGGAGTCTTAGGGTTTAGGAGACCTATTGTTATACGACAACCACAATGATGGTCAGTGGTTATATAAGGTTCCAAGTCCTCTCACTGCTCACACTTCATTCCTTATACACCATCTAGAGAGAGCTGAGCAAAGTGAGACAAAATACTCACGTAAACTCTGCAGCAGTCCAGGACATTCAACCTTCATCAACCTAGAGCTATGGATGGAGGTAAGTGCGATCCTTACTATCGCATATTAAGTTCTATGTGATAAATTAAGTCTAACGGTTGGTATCAGTGTCATATAACCTCTGCCTGGTTCGTTTTAATTTGCAATAATATTCGCACTTATGTTTATATACATCATtgtataatacaattctgtacattatgaatttcaattccatacCTCTTACAAGACAGAAATGATAATACTTAGACTTGTGATTATGcgtattctattaataatttatgtgtattttttttatataattccGTACATTATAtgcttttaataatattttgtttatacATCCTTAAAGTTTAATATCTATAGTTCTCAAAACTAATTAAACACTACTATAAATATATTCTACAGTTGATTACCTTTGGTAAGTACCTCCAGCTAAAGAAGAATTCCCTACCATGAAGATGAAAAATATGCAAGTAGAATATATGGATATGCCATGGAAAAACAAAGACAATGTAACAGATCGTGACATATACTCCATGAGGCATATACTCCATAAGTCGGCTCGATTCCTCTCCTCGTCATCATGAACCCGAGGAACTTTCCGGTCTGTACAGCAAATGTGCATTTAGTCGGGTTGAGCCTCAGCCGGTGACGCCTCATAATTTCAAAAGTCCGTCTCAGGTCAGACGCGTGGTCGCACATGCTCCTGCTTTTTACAAGCATATCGTCTATGTAGGCCTCCATCGTCTTGCCAATCAGTTCTCCGAACAAGGCGTTCACCATCCTTTGGTAAGTGGCTCCCGCATTGCGGAGGCCGAACGGCATCACCCGGTAACAGTACAGACCGTCCGGGGTAATGAACGCTGTTTTCGTTTCATCTTCCTCGGCCATCATCACCTGGTGGTAGCCCTTGAAAGCATCCATGAAACTCAGGAGCTCGGCCCCCGCGGTCTCGTCGACCATCTGGTGGATGCTCGGGAAGGGGAACGGGTCCAGTGGGCATGCCTTGTTGAGGTCGGTATAATCTACGCACATCCTCCAGGCCGGGGGCTTGGGGACGAGGACCACGTTCGCCAACCATTCGGGGTACTGGACTTCTCTGATGTGTCCGGCAGCTACTAAAGATCTAGTCTCCGTTCTGACGAACTCTCGCCGGTCGGAGGAGAGGTGTCGTTGCTTTTGCTTTACCGGTCGCGAGCCCGGCCGTACCGCCAGCCGGTGACAGATAGTTCGGCGATCTATCCCCGGCATGTCCTCCGGTCCCCTCGCGAAGATATCCGAGTACTCCCTGAGGACACCAATGATCGATGCCCTTAACTCCGCGGGCAAGGCCGCGCCAATCTTTATCGCTCGGTCAGGCCGATCTTCAGTCAAGACGACTAGCTCCACGTCCTCCGAGGGCTCGGGTTGTTCAGACCGGGAGTCTTCCTTCTTGCTGATGGTGTTAATTCGAGACGTGCTAGCATCCTGTTTCTGCACTACCCGGACATAGCATCGTCGGGCCGATTGGGGGTCTCCTCGGACTGTGCCCACACCCTCGGGTGTTTGGAACTTCATACAGAGGTGCGGCATTGATATGATCGCTCCGAGCTGAGAGATTCCCAGCCTGCCTAAGATGGCATTGTGGACACATGCCAGGTCGACAACGACAAATTCCATCATCACATGGAGCACTCTTGGGACCGATCCCACCTCCACAGGTAAACGAACGACACCCTCCGGATGGATCATGGCACCCGTAAAACCGGAGAGCGGGGTCCGGATGGGAGTTAGCTGGGATCGATCTAACTGGAGCTTTCGGAAGACCTCCAAATACATGACGTTCACACTGGATCCGGTGTCGACCATCACTCGCTGGACGTCAACGCCGTTGATGTCGATAGTTACTACCAACGCTTCGGTCGAGCAGTCGGGGCTGCTCGGTAAATCGCGGTCGGTGAACACGATGGGTTCTATTTTCGTTCTCTTTTCCGGGGCCGCATCCTCGACTATGTCGACATGCAGGTCTCTAGCCCAATTACGGCGTTCTCCCGCAGTGTCCCCGCCACCCGGGCCTCCGAAGATAACATGGATCACTGGCTTTTGAGCGGTGGCGGAGGTTCCCTGTCCAGGTCGGGGTCTTTATCCTTCTTATCCTTGTCCTTCTTAAAGTACTTCCTCCAACCTCTCcggttcttcttctttttctcggCGAACTGGGCCAACTCTCCGGTCTGTAGCAAGTCCTCGATCAGGCCCTTAAGCACATGACACTCCTCGGTGTCATGCCCCCCGGTTGCGGTGGTACGCACAATATTTATCTTTGTCCGGGCCGTCTCTCGCCGGGGCGGGCAACTGGATCAGGTGATAATTCTGGGCGAACTGTAGGACTTCCGTGATCGGTCTAGTCAGGGGGGTATAGATCGGGTTTCCATCGCGATCTTTCTGTCGCGAGGTGTTCGGGCGGCGGTCCCTCTGGTTCTGATCCCTCCGCGGCCCCCCAGTTTCCATCAACCTCTTGGCCGAGTTCGCCTCCGTGGCAGTAGCATAAGCCACTACTCTGCGCACAGCGTCTTCATAACAGGTCGGCGGCCTGAGTATAAGATCCTGGTACAGGTTCCCCGCCCTTAGAGAGTTCAACAGCAGGTTGGTGGCGGTTACGTCATCCACAGGCTCAATTTCCGTCATTTCCTTGTTCCATCGCTCGATAAAGACAGAGAGCGGTTCACCGTCCAGCTGTTTGGCGTTCTCCAGATGAGAGAAATGTTTCTTCACGGTCTTGGACATGGCGAAGTGGTCGACGAATCTTTGGGCTAGGTCTCGAAAATTCGAGATAGAACCCGGTTCCAAGGTGCGGAACCACTCCGCAGCTCTCCCAGTCAGTGTTGAGTAGAACGCCCGACACATGACGGCCTCGGATACCCCCATCATGAGCATGTTGCCATAGTAGAGGTTGACATGCTGTTCGGGATCCAACCTGCCTGCATACTCTTTGTCCCCGAGAACGCGCAGGTCTATTGGATAAGGCTCGCTCATGAGCTCCTGTGTAAAGGGCGTACGGAGCAGATTGCTCGCCCGGTCGGTGGGTCGATCAGCTCCTTCCTCACGCTTCCATCTGTTGAACTCCGCTCGGACCTGATCGAGTATTCCCCGTGAGAGACAAGATGAACGGGTTGGATCACGGTGTCTATGGTGACGAGAGTCCGAAGAACTGGTCTCACTCGAATCGGCTTCGCTCGTGGTCGGGATGTGCAAAGATCGGCGCCCTCTCTCCATCGGCGGGTCTATTCGGTCTAGAACGCTGACTCGTGGCACCCCTTCTCGGGCTGGAGGTGGCCTGGAACCTGAGGCGCTCAAACGTGACAGCGCAGGGCGGCGCGCCGGGGTCGGTTCTTGCAACCTGGAAGACACCGGTCGCCTCTCAGACTGTGCCCTCCTCAATGCGGGCGAGTGAGTGGCTGCAGCCTCGATCGTCGTGGTGTCCGGATGTGGGACTGGAGGCTGAACCTGCGGCTGAGCGGGTGGCACTGGTTGGAACGAGAAAGAGGGGGCGTAAGGCTGCGGGTAGAACCGAGGGGAGTTGGCCCACCATTGAGCGGTCGGGTCGAGCGGGTACGCGAGGTACTGATATGGTACCGGTCCGACCGGTATAGGAAATGCCTGGGGGGGTGAATCATGTTGACGGGATCGGCCACCGGCGGATTAACGATATTGTTCGGGTCGCCTCGGGAGCTAAGGCGAGAACGCAGATCAGAAGGTGCCTCCTGTTCCGGGTCAGTAGCAGCAAAGTAGTCCATGTAAGGGTACATGACTGGAGATCGAAGTCGGGCAGAACAGAAATCGGCTTGGTACTTCGGTCCCCACAGACAGCGCCAAAAATGATATAGCAAAATACGGGCCAGTATACTCGTATTAATATTTGGTAGAGTACAAGGTAGAATACTCCAGGTGAGACcgagctacgtgacagtgggtcagaggttcccggtctcgTTAGCTAATGTTCTCCCAGcaatagccaaaagtcctctCCCCCGCATTAAATGTACCTCTTATAGTGCCCCCGACAATACTTCCGGTCTAACGGCATGTAGGACGCGTGgcggacatgcaccggtcaccCTATCGGTCCAGCGCGCCCGCGAGTGCTTATGTGGGCGCGGAGTCTCTGGTTCGAACCTCTGCGAAGGCCTTGACTGTGGCTCGGAGCGCAAGGCTGCCCGGCCCGGTCAGATCGGGCAGAAGTTTCGGAGGGTGATCAACCCCTATGCAGACCGGGAGGACAGGATGTGTAGAccgggattttatccctatcatgTAGAATTATTAGTataaaccaaataaaccaaattAGCAAGTATGAATGCATTTATTGTGTTCACTTTTACTGCAACAGACAAAGCATAATTACAAATCCCAATAGCTTCATTTTTTGAACTGCAAATAACTTTTACAATAATTTGTGTAGTAGTGGAAAATAAGTTTTTCAAAGAGTTTTGTTGAATCAAATAAATATCTTAGAGATGGCGGAGGAAACTCTCTCTCGGTGAAACAGCGAGGAACAAGATGTCCTTGAGCGCAGtaccaaaaaaatgaaaacgtCTATGGAATCGCCGATGGGCGAAGCTTCACAAAACAAGGAAGGCAGTACGTCGGAGGCGCCGACTGGAAAAAGATCGTTCAATCAGATAATTGCGAATGAAGCCATTAACGAGTGCGTGAACCAATTTGAATTGGATCTTATTTCCAATGATGAGGAAGATGCTCCTGACGATATAATCGATGGGAGTTGTCCAGTAATTAGGCTTACTAAGGAGGAGAAACTCCGTCAGAGAAGTAAGTGGGAACAAACTCTCATTGTAAAAGTGCTGGGTAGAAGCGTAGGATATGCATATTTGCTGAAAAGGCTGAATGCTTTGTGGCATCCAAAGGCTCGAATGGAGCTAGTTACCATTGAGGGGGGTATTTTCTCGTCAAGTTTGCTTCAGTGGAGGACTATGAATTTGCAAAGTATGGAGGACCCTGGATGGTCCTTGACCATTACCTGATTGTAAAGGAGTGAGTTTCGAATTTCGATCTAATTATAGACAAGACGGAGACCGTAATAGTTTGGGTTCGGTTCTCGTGCTTGTCGGGGTAATATTATGATCATAACTTTCTCATGAGAGTTAGCAGTAAAATTGGTAAGCCCATAAACATTGACACGGCAACGAGTTTTGTTTCTCGGGCTATGTTTGCAAGGATCTGCGTCGAGGTGGATATCACTAAACCTCTCCTATCTAAGTTTATGCTAAGGAGGAAGGTGAGAGGTGTGATTTATGAAGGACTACATCTCATTTGTTTCAAATGTGGAATGTACGGGCATAATGCCAAGAGCTGCCCTCAGAACCACGAACATGTTGACGAAGAAGAACAAACTGAGGCGGGAGAAGGAGGTGGCCCGACGGCTGTGAGGGCTGTTTCTGGGAACGAAGGTCAAGGAAGCATAAAAGGTAAGAAAGTAGTGAATAAGGAAAACATTCAAATTAGGCCTAAAGTTACGGATGATTATGGTCCCTGAATGGTAGCTGAACGAAAGGAGAGGAGATGACCGAAGAGTCAGGAAAAAAGATATCAGTATGGGAAAGATTATGGTAAGAAAGACGTGCACAAAGAatgaaaggaaaaggaaaaagtaGGTACGATTTTGGGATCCGGATTCTCCATCGGTATGGGAAAGATTATGGTAAGAAAGATTATGGCCTAAAGTAGGTACGATTTCGGGATCCGGATTCCCATACTGATTCTCCTTTTCCTTTCATTGTTTGTGCACGTCTTTCTTACCATAATCTTTCCCATactgaaaggaaaaaaaacacaaaataaattcattataaaaaataatttttaaaagcaCAATTATATTGGATCACATCGTTTTTTGTGTTgaacccccccccctccctcNNNNNNNNNNNNNNNNNNNNNNNNNNNNNNNNNNNNNNNNNNNNNNNNNNNNNNNNNNNNNNNNNNNNNNNNNNNNNNNNNNNNNNNNNNNNNNNNNNNNNNNNNNNNNNNNNNNNNNNNNNNNNNNNNNNNNNNNNNNNNNNNNNNNNNNNNNNNNNNNNNNNNNNNNNNNNNNNNNNNNNNNNNNNNNNNNNNNNNNNNNNNNNNNNNNNNNNNNNNNNNNNNNNNNNNNNNNNNNNNNNNNNNNNNNNNNNNNNNNNNNNNNNNNNNNNNNNNNNNNNNNNNNNNNNNNNNNNNNNNNNNNNNNNNNNNNNNNNNNNNNNNNNNNNNNNNNNNNNNNNNNNNNNNNNNNNNNNNNNNNNNNNNNNNNNNNNNNNNNNNNNNNNNNNNNNNNNNNNNNNNNNNNNNNNNNNNNNNNNNNNNNNNNNNNNNNNNNNNNcctcctcctcctcctcctcctcctcctcctcctcctcctccttcttcttttttttttttaaacaaaaaaaaaaaaaaaacaaaatctagATGATTGAGAAGCAATTAAATTTACTCTTTACCAATTCCGTATTCATGAGTTCTTAAATTGGAAAGATAGAGGCCAGGCAAGATAAACCTTCGTTCGTTTGTTG contains the following coding sequences:
- the LOC116004768 gene encoding ubiquitin carboxyl-terminal hydrolase 14 isoform X1, with translation MELLRSNLSRVRIPEPTTRIYKHECCVSFDTPRSEGGLFVDMSTFLAFGKEYVGWNYEKTGNPVYLHIKQTVKAVAEDRPSKKPTLLAIGLEGGFDNNEPEYDESYQIVLLPDYLTLPFPSVELPEKIRLAVDAILLAESAERKEQVAAWTADKKLTSKYAMELVQLDNGVVVPPSGWKCSKCDKTENLWLNLTDGTILCGRRNWDGSGGNDHAVNHYRETGYPLAVKLGTITADLEGADVYSYPEDDSVVDPLLAQHLAHFGIDFSSLQKTEMTTAERELDQNFNFDWNRIQETGQDVEPLFGPGYTGLVNLGNSCYLAATMQVVFSTHSFCTRYFLEQSLKTAFTMAPADPTVDLNMQLTKLAHGLLSGKYSVPGTEKQEGIRPRMFKSVIAASHPEFSTMRQQDALEFFLHFIDQVERMNSGNSKIDPSRSFKFGIEERIQCPSGKVAYNKRNDYILSLNIPLDKAINKKELEEFQKSKAEKAAEGKEMPADEIVRPRVPLKDCLDCFSSPEEIHDFYSSALKTRTTATKTAGLTSFPDYLVLHMRKFVMEEGWVPKKLDVYIDVPDTIDISDMRSRGLQPGEELLPEGGAGDSEEQKLVADEGIVSQLMSMGFSSLHCQKAAINTSNTGVEAAMNWLLAHMDDPDIDAPISQVGKNVDIDQSQVDTLVSFGFHEDLARKALKASGGDIEKATDWIFNNPGASETSDMDTSCSDGTSVDAALPDGGGRYRLIGLVSHIGTSTQCGHYVAHIYKDGRWVIFNDEKVGVSKNPPLDMGYLYFFERLSD
- the LOC116004768 gene encoding ubiquitin carboxyl-terminal hydrolase 14 isoform X2, whose amino-acid sequence is MELLRSNLSRVRIPEPTTRIYKHECCVSFDTPRSEGGLFVDMSTFLAFGKEYVGWNYEKTGNPVYLHIKQTVKAVAEDRPSKKPTLLAIGLEGGFDNNEPEYDESYQIVLLPDYLTLPFPSVELPEKIRLAVDAILLAESAERKEQVAAWTADKKLTSKYAMELVQLDNGVVVPPSGWKCSKCDKTENLWLNLTDGTILCGRRNWDGSGGNDHAVNHYRETGYPLAVKLGTITADLEGADVYSYPEDDSVVDPLLAQHLAHFGIDFSSLQKTEMTTAERELDQNFNFDWNRIQETGQDVEPLFGPGYTGLVNLGNSCYLAATMQVVFSTHSFCTRYFLEQSLKTAFTMAPADPTVDLNMQLTKLAHGLLSGKYSVPGTEKQEGIRPRMFKSVIAASHPEFSTMRQQDALEFFLHFIDQVERMNSGNSKIDPSRSFKFGIEERIQCPSGKVAYNKRNDYILSLNIPLDKAINKKLEEFQKSKAEKAAEGKEMPADEIVRPRVPLKDCLDCFSSPEEIHDFYSSALKTRTTATKTAGLTSFPDYLVLHMRKFVMEEGWVPKKLDVYIDVPDTIDISDMRSRGLQPGEELLPEGGAGDSEEQKLVADEGIVSQLMSMGFSSLHCQKAAINTSNTGVEAAMNWLLAHMDDPDIDAPISQVGKNVDIDQSQVDTLVSFGFHEDLARKALKASGGDIEKATDWIFNNPGASETSDMDTSCSDGTSVDAALPDGGGRYRLIGLVSHIGTSTQCGHYVAHIYKDGRWVIFNDEKVGVSKNPPLDMGYLYFFERLSD